Below is a window of Quercus robur chromosome 6, dhQueRobu3.1, whole genome shotgun sequence DNA.
ttcaaaagttaattaaatgctaataattaatttaaaataggatttttttttgagagagagttttaatttatgatgTCCACTCcagataatagctctttatcatcagactaagacaccaataagattttggtgtaggcggaaattaaatctcaaatctcttatacaaccatcagagattttactagttgagctaactggaacccactagGATGAATTTAGAAATTTCTTCAAAAAGATGAATGTTGTGTTGGAAATTGTAAACAACATACCTTAGAAAGTAAGCAATATCTAGAATGCACGGCATTGAGGTTTTTCAAAGTCAGGCCCTCCTAAGAACGACTTGAAGCTTGACTTTCATTCAGCAATATATGGCTGGCATCGGTCAGCATTGGCCATCCTTATCCTATTGTTTTCACAATAGTATTTTTtgacaattaaaattttagccAATATGATAATGAAACCATTCCCATAAAATGGCTTAAATTGACCAAGTATAAAGaaatcttaaattttctcaGTTGATAGACTTATTTTTGTGAAGGTAAGAAACTTTGTTTGGGACTTGGAAGTAacataaatggataaatggattgaaatagaattattttataacattattACTATTGTACTTTTTATCTAAATTTATTGATGGTTAATGTTAATGCAAGAAAAATCAATAAGCTGATTGTCCAAATGTGAGTTCTGGAAGACCTGCAAGAAAAATTACTCATGGAGTGTACCAATGTGGTGTCTGCCAATGACCTTCCGATACTTAAGTTAGAACTTCTAAGAGATCTTTTACAACTCTAAACATGCAAGAGTTGAAATATTTCACATGTACCTTTGAAATTGGCagttaggaatggcaacgggtcaaGTTTGGGGTGGGTTTCTTTATGCCCAAACTTGCCCCGCGGGCCGATCCCATTACTCGAACCTgccccgtttaataaatgggtttttAAAACCCCCAAACCCATATTGTCATGCCtagcccaaaatcacaaacacaaaccctaacacaaacacaaatatagaaatcaaaaacacaaaaatttcagatttatgattttccccttcaaaatcacaaacacaaacacaaatcctaacacaaacacacaaaaaaaaaaaataaaaaaaatcctaacacaaacatAAATACAATAatcacaaatacaaaaattttagatttatgattttccctttcaaaatcaaacacaaacacagaaatcacaaaaaaaggagagaagaaCATATCATTGAGAAATAGGAATGAcaatgaacccaaaaaaaaaaaaatggtggagaATGAATCCAAATCATTGAGAATGAGTTACGGTGAGTCAGTGATAGAGGGTTAATTGGCGTCGATGGCGAGATGAAGACGTAGGAAGGAGTGAGAGTAAGAGCGATTGAGGGGGGTAGTGGTGAGCTGGTGTGGGTCGGTGAGAATGATTGAGATTGAGAGAGGGTGGTGGCTTAGATAACTGAGATTGAGAGAATGAGATAGGGTATTAGGGTTTGGAAGTGTGcgatgtttatatatatattaagggtatttaagtaaacTTGCATAtatgtaggttgggttcggggtGGGTATGTACAATACTTGAACTCGACCTAAACCTACTATGGGTTGAATTATTAGAATCCAAACCTAGCCCTATTGTCTCATGAGTCGGGTAAACCCACCCCATTAGGGTCAGGTCGGGCCGGGTACCCGCGAGTCGGGTACTTTTTGCCATCCCTATTGACAGTGTGATTTCACCCATTTCTCTTATAGGAGGTGTAGTGAGGGCATGCAGTAATTGGTAGTGTGATCTTCGgggattatttttatatttagaagATGTGGTTTGGTTGCGGATCTTCGGGTGTGGTGACCAAGTATCGCTTTGGTCGCATGATTGTAGGGTAGTAGTTCTTGATGCCTAGATGGCTGAGACATCCTTGGACAACTTTCCTGGACAAATAGGGCCTTTTAGACAAGGTATATGCTGTAATTTATTCCTTATCATCATTAAATCTAAATCCGTTTGCTTAAATTATTCCTAATTTTgaagggaatgaaaatttgaggttttgatgAGGGAAAATGGAGGAATGGATGTTACCTCAtattcatttcattctttttcacttaaactcccaaataagatCAAAACTCTTAAACAAGGGAATAAAAGGAATGttctaaaattattcattaACCTCCTCCCAAACGAAAGGCAAGTTTTCTGTGATTAACTCTAGATTTTTGTTCCTCAATGTAAGGGTTAATTACAATCATCCACTCTACACAATAGGAGTATATGCAATATGTgtcataaatttcaaaattttgcattcaacAACATAATTCATATTAAGTTGTAATGTCCAATTTAAGTTAACAGCTAATGAGTATAAAACTTTTCAATTTAGTGGATAACTCTCTACCTCAAACTATGATAGATATGGCAGACAGTTTTCATAACACTTACAGAAGGTGTTACCCAAATAGTCAGCACTGAAAACCAAAGCGAATTCAAGAGAAATTTGGTAGGCTATGATAGTCGGTGGTTGCCATTATTGAATGAAAGTTTTGGTTTTGAGATCTGAATGTAAGTTAATTTCTTAAAGGTTCTTTGTTTgactaaatgaaaaaatatattctttgaaaatttCGATTCTCTTTGGACGGTGGGaacattcaaaaagaaaagcacGTTATCTACATTCTTTGATCAACGAGGTCACATTATTACAAACGAAACCCTTTATTCTCAGTCTATAAATACCACCCTCAGATACTCAAGCTTGCAAACTACCTAAAGTAGTTCAATAAACTCATCTACTCCTTTCATTCTTCATTTGATCACTTTCATACTTCTCTTATCTCTAAGGTCATCATGGGTGTTTTCACTTATGAAACTGAGACCACCTCAATCATTGCACCCGCTAAACTATTCAAGGCTTTTGTCCTTGATGGTGACAACCTCGTCCCAAAGGTTGCACCTCATGCCATTAAGAGTGCTGAAATCGTTGAAGGAAATGGAGGTCCAGGAACCATCAAGAAGATCACCTTTGGAGAAGGTTAGTTTCTATATCCTAATCTCCAATGTATCatatatttagtattctaaTCTCCAGTGTGTTAATTTTTCCTCCTTCTCAATTACATAATTAAGGTATAATTATTAGTATGATCTTTGGCTCTCAAAAATAAGAACTTTACCTCCAAAGTAATAAAATGGATCAGATACaattactaatttattttttggctctCATGGCAACGTACGTAGATATTGTACAGAAGTAACAAagtgttttctttaaatttttcagGCAGCCAATTCAAGTATGTGAAGCACAGAATTGATGAGATTGACCACGTAAACTTCACATACTGCTACAGCGTGATTGAGGGTGATGCTTTGAGTGAAGTACTCGAGAAAATCTCATATGAGATCAAAATTGTGGCAAGCCCTGATGGAGGATCCATCTTGAAGAGCACCAGCAAGTACCACACAAAGGGTGAGCATGAGATCAAGGAAGAGCAAGTTAAGGCAGGCAAAGAAAAGGCTGCGGGACTTTTCAAGGCTATTGAGAGCTACCTCTTAGCACATCCTGATGCCTACAACTAAATCTTGTGTTGTGTATCTGTCCCCTCAATCATGAGCAAATCTTGTGGctttcatgttttatttttagccAATCCTGCTTTTGGGCTTACTAATAATTAAaggtgtttttttggttttgattcaTGTGATATTTTAGCTGGAAGAGCTAGAAGTGAATGTTAAATTACACTATAAATACATAAATGTAATGAAATCAACTTGAAATTAAAGTACTACTTGCAAATGATGTGTGCAGGACTCTCCCAACCCCACCAAAAGTGTGTGAATTTGAGAATTTAGTGGGATTTGTATTATATAATGGCTAAATTCCTGTTGGAGTGCAAACATTACAACCTCAGAAAGGACTAAACCAAATTTATGTCATACTTGAAAAGGATTAGTTAATTTACAAGAATTTTATTGATAGATGCTCTAAAGACATTTGTTAATgaaccattttaggaaaatttttatgaaaaaaaaagtaattgatttttttttttttttttttttataactctttcaatttttcatagaaagtattattaaaaaaatgtccaaATGGTATTTTACGAAACCCGCTTTTAAGATCCAAAATACAAGTGcttcaaaatctctctctcttttgttgttggggggggggggggtaaaggtagttttttttttttttaaataatttctaaactCATATAAGTGCTAATCATGCAGCTCATAAgcttattattatattacaacaCTTATACATAGATCACCATGGGTACCTAGGTGAAAGAGTGGATTAGGTTCACCAATCATTAGTTAATGCTTAAGCATATTGTGGATTAGGATGTGTCTAAAgtttttcttgttattttggGCTTTAGGATTGAGACTACAGCTAATGAGTATGAATGCGTGAACTAAAGTCTCACatggaagaaaaataaaattttttagaagttaatataacaaaattggcCGTAATTTTAGTCAAGCTTTTCAACAAATTGGGTATCTTCCCTAGAAAAAAGGTAACTAATTGTTTATATGACAAACGAATGCATTAGTACTTTATAGTTTACAtttacaacaattttataaactgttgatgtggctttagtaatttttaaataattataggtaaacataaatgtgatgttagtggtggatccatattagaattaataagaatttaacacatcaatagtttgtaaaaatattgtaacataGTTTGTggcgactttttttttttttttttttaatacaagatagaatttttactttaacataatttaagtgtatatatgtgtgaaactccatcttggagacttgaacctcggCCTTTGCCCCCACATCCTACAATCACTTATACTTGTGCAGTGACCACCACACCAAGGGTGCGCGGTGGTAGTTTGTGGCGACTCTTACTCTAATGTTTTTTAGCTAAATCATTATTAGTGCTTAACTACTCATGCATGGACTTAAATCTATCACAAAGGGCGGTTTCACTTAAAGCATTAATCGTTAAGCGCAGAAAGTAGTATTCCTAAAGTTCAAGTAGAAAAAGTACTTATTGAAATGGGGGGCTCAATGTTaatgtaaggactcgatttgtgacgaccccaaattggtttattgggttcgaacgtgaaaggcctaaacaataaaatttgtagagagtgggctaaaaggctaggccttgatcACCGGatagtggttagtcatggtattCGTGATAATCGTACAGAGGTGAACCATGTTTGCccaagaagtctttctccttggcacggcctgggaggctctagttCTTGGCCTTTTTCCCCAGCCACTTTTTTGGattgcttccttctccttttatactagcctttatCCTCCCCTTAACGTCCATGTGTAGGCTCAGCTTTCTGGGGCtaatacttgtcctatcagcctatacccaaagtggttgggggtggttgtaaaagctgaaaagcattgctctgtcaggcgcagagtacttaattgtgGTAATGATAGCCTTTCCCTTGTCTTTTgtcgccacactgttcaggggtcctttccccaTCAATGCGGAGGTGTTTAGTTATTCCTTGAACCACTCCTATATCGTACTCGCCCTTTTTTCTAGGAGTGCTTTGGGATGTCgaggacagaatcgtcctcggttgtatctctaggccatttggacttccGTTGCATCTCCTCGGCAACGCCTATCCTCAgcgtgggccttgggccctaatgcaAAGTGGGtcgggatcacaaattctctgaccccacaatagcccctcaaaatcctgctactCGGCTCCTCGGatggagaggagggttttgataacGTCGGGCCTATGTCACGACTTGCCAAGTCTTGTCCTTCATCAATGCCGGAGCTTTTTCGTTTGCTTGGGACACGCTCTTGATTGTAAGACATTGTTTTGGTTTACCCACGCTGTGCTCCTGCCGTTTCGGTACACGAAGCTCGCCTTTAATAAGGTCTCTTTACGAGGCGACGTAAATCCAACGGCCGAAGACTGCTTTGGGAATTGAGCGGGACTTATCTCGTTTATAGTTTTTCTTGGAGATTTGTACATATTAAATGCCACCGGGCTTGCCCTCCATATAAGACGCACAATGGGAGGTCATTTCCTTTATGTACATACCCTTTAAGCTTTTCAAATCCCTGACCCTATAGTTGTGCTCAAAGTCCCCACTACCATTGTGACTAAGCCCTAGGAAGTGATATGGTCAAGTCTAGGATGAGGGCAAAAGGACCACACCCTCTCCAGAAGCATTGGGTTTCCCCGAGACTCAAGATGACccggtcagggcaagggagacaaagACTCAAGACACTTCTTCCCCTTGATAAGGCAAGAAAGGAGCCCCTTCTTCCTTTAGCCAAAATCCAAAGCAGGTGGAGGTCACATCaaatttttggtgcgacaaCATTGAGGTTTCTCATCGTcggtaccatccgctctctcttGAGTGCTGCTAATATGATACCTGCTTGATTGCAGTCAGAGTTGGTACGGGGATTAGGCATccctacttcttcctctcttccatcactggtgccacctaggtgcctccgcttcttcttctcttccatcactggtgccacccagttgcctttgcttcttcttctcttccatcactggtgccatccTGACGTGCTTAGTTATTGCTAGGGCAAaattttgaaggatttatcgttcccctgtatctttttctttttgcttttctttttgcttctgtatttagcttctggtataggcttgtttaagccccttatTGTACCCTGTACTGCTTCtttgtctaataaaagatgactttatcccATTTTgcgtgttctttcttttctgccataatttttttgtgaacGGATGTGCTggtgttcttttcttttgaacaatacttagggccgaaacccttgTTAACAAAGAGCTATTACTTTGAACTTATTAAAACTAAcaggcacaataatgccgacttgAAGTAGGTTAGCCATACGAGACTGACCGAGATAACCGCTGAATGTTCTGTATTGCATATGGAGTGATCACCCGAGGATGGGTAATCTAAAATGAACTATCCGTGGGGGTCGCTGAGCACTAGGGTGCTTTGCCACATTCCTGACAATATTCATAGCCTGAACCTTTTTTTTGGCATccggtccgaggaccgaggtatgaCTGTATTGAGTCTAAACACTCGGTTTATGTTAGTTTCCTTAGAGCTGGGGATCCGAGGGCCGTGCGGGATTTCCATTCTATCTAGGACTTAAGCCATTTTCTAgcgactagtttccccataggtttgaattcgaggaccatgcaagatcttggttctgt
It encodes the following:
- the LOC126688961 gene encoding major allergen Pru ar 1-like codes for the protein MGVFTYETETTSIIAPAKLFKAFVLDGDNLVPKVAPHAIKSAEIVEGNGGPGTIKKITFGEGSQFKYVKHRIDEIDHVNFTYCYSVIEGDALSEVLEKISYEIKIVASPDGGSILKSTSKYHTKGEHEIKEEQVKAGKEKAAGLFKAIESYLLAHPDAYN